One Helianthus annuus cultivar XRQ/B chromosome 7, HanXRQr2.0-SUNRISE, whole genome shotgun sequence genomic region harbors:
- the LOC110868012 gene encoding mitochondrial amidoxime reducing component 2: MTAILFSVWEWSGSALDEGDEASKWFTNYLGKPSRLVCFNEESETRHVDPNYASGFRVMFSDGYPFLVVSQESLDSLNERLQEPVPINRFRPKFT, encoded by the exons ATGACAGCTATACTATTCTCAGTTTGGGAATGGTCAGGATCGGCTTTGGATGAGGGAGATGAAGCATCTAAATGGTTCACTAATTATCTTGGCAAGCCAAGTCGGTTAGTGTGTTTTAATGAAG AGTCGGAGACTAGACATGTGGACCCAAATTATGCATCTGGATTCAGAGTTATGTTTTCTGATGGATATCCGTTCCTTGTAGTGTCCCAG GAGTCTCTAGATTCATTGAATGAACGTCTTCAGGAACCTGTACCAATAAACCGGTTCAGACCAAAGTTTACATAA